One window from the genome of Gimesia aquarii encodes:
- a CDS encoding YybH family protein encodes MKIPKDKTPFCFTIPFFALLFIFNSSNLFAQFQRSPLVENSGVTSPPSQSDPQATNLKRAIQNLSTAFKNAFDQGNAKAVASFWSPEGEYIDANGLRLVGRPAIEKAYTTYFKKNKNAKIQIAVDSVRQIGNNLAIEEGRTAVTVPESAPDLSQYTATYVRSDGKWKMVSVKESSLTASAVHSGLKDLEWIIGTWVVEDQGLALATHYQWLPGKKFIERTFSTKMNGTTKPMGKQIIGMDPLSGHLMSWTFNSDGSHAVGIWTATDNGWVIESRGVTSNGKITTADNILTKIDNNGCRWQSVNRTVNGVEMPDALEVVSKRK; translated from the coding sequence ATGAAGATCCCCAAAGACAAAACTCCTTTTTGTTTTACAATTCCATTTTTCGCGCTGCTGTTTATTTTTAACAGTTCTAATTTGTTTGCTCAATTTCAAAGATCTCCTTTAGTAGAGAATTCGGGAGTGACTTCACCCCCCTCTCAATCTGATCCACAAGCAACAAATCTTAAACGAGCCATTCAAAATTTATCTACTGCCTTTAAAAACGCATTCGACCAGGGAAATGCCAAGGCCGTTGCCAGCTTTTGGTCTCCCGAAGGTGAATATATTGATGCCAATGGTTTGCGACTGGTAGGACGACCTGCGATTGAAAAAGCCTATACGACATACTTTAAGAAAAATAAGAATGCCAAAATTCAGATCGCAGTTGATTCCGTCCGTCAGATTGGTAACAACCTGGCAATTGAAGAAGGACGCACGGCTGTTACCGTCCCGGAGTCGGCTCCGGATTTAAGCCAGTATACGGCAACGTATGTCAGAAGTGATGGTAAGTGGAAAATGGTCAGTGTGAAAGAATCCAGTCTTACTGCTTCTGCTGTACACTCCGGGTTAAAAGATCTGGAATGGATAATCGGAACCTGGGTTGTGGAAGATCAAGGGCTGGCACTTGCCACTCATTATCAGTGGTTACCTGGCAAAAAGTTTATCGAGCGAACGTTCTCGACAAAAATGAATGGGACCACAAAACCGATGGGCAAACAGATCATCGGAATGGACCCACTCAGCGGCCATCTTATGTCCTGGACCTTTAATTCCGATGGAAGTCATGCTGTCGGAATTTGGACTGCTACCGATAATGGTTGGGTGATTGAATCGCGGGGTGTCACCAGTAACGGGAAGATTACAACTGCTGATAACATTCTAACAAAAATAGATAACAATGGCTGCCGCTGGCAATCGGTCAATCGGACTGTGAATGGGGTCGAAATGCCGGATGCACTTGAGGTAGTTTCAAAACGAAAATAA
- the mprF gene encoding bifunctional lysylphosphatidylglycerol flippase/synthetase MprF yields MLHYLKKLAPLFVIAIFMGAIWLLSKELKHYNIHEIRAAVSHIPTWRLWAAAGLTVFNYLILIGYDYLAIRAIQHPLPFSKISLASFTGFATSYNFGALLGGTSVRYRLYSAWGLSAVEILQLIIMLGTTYWVGVFALAGVVFIAQPFPIPDSLHLPFSNVQPLGYILLATAVCYTSLTLIRKSPIVIKGIKIQLPKTGMTILQLTVSAADLVLVGMILYTILAPDLSVGYVEFLGIFLMATVTVVLSHVPGGVGVFELVILTLVASQSSATILAGLLVFRVIYYLLPLFGALILLALHELSLNRGLATRFVKEVNRWSVSIAPMVLSWSTLLAGAILLFSGATPTVTARIGTLYHTIPLPLIEVSHFIGSLTGAALLVLSRGLQRRLDSAWWLITLLLGVGIIVSLLKGFDYEEATLLAVILLALLASRKQFYRKGALIHERFQLSWICTILVIMVCSIWIGMFAYKHIEYSNELWWVFTFKGNASRFMRGSIGAIIVLLLFALSKLIAAHRPRSLPPTENELDIVTQIVKSSTKTSAYLAFMGDKSLFVNDQHTAFIMYGVQKRSWVSLGEPVGPKTEQAELVWQFREMVDRFDGWPIFYQVSAENLSIYLDQGLTTLKLGEEARVSLKSFELSGTRHRKFRKTVNHCEQKQCQFSLIPVHEVSVLLPELKLVSDAWLEEKNVTEKSFSLGYFDETYLNHFPIAVIRQHGKIIAFANVMEGANKEELSVDLMRYLPDAPPSVMEYLFIELMLWGRQQGYAWFNFGMAPLSGIQNRPLAPIWNRTADLIFRHGDHFYNFEGLRNYKEKFDPVWTPKYLASPGGLALPQILTDVVTLIGKPNSNSKRTTSHGSLG; encoded by the coding sequence ATGCTTCATTACCTCAAAAAACTAGCTCCCCTATTCGTGATTGCGATTTTTATGGGAGCAATCTGGTTACTCTCAAAGGAATTGAAGCACTACAACATTCACGAAATTCGTGCTGCAGTCTCACACATCCCGACTTGGCGTCTCTGGGCCGCGGCCGGGTTAACTGTTTTTAATTATCTGATTCTCATCGGATATGACTATTTGGCAATTCGAGCCATTCAACATCCCCTCCCATTCAGCAAGATTTCTCTCGCCTCTTTTACTGGCTTTGCCACCAGTTATAACTTTGGTGCGTTACTCGGAGGAACCTCAGTGCGCTACCGGCTCTATTCGGCATGGGGACTATCGGCTGTCGAGATCCTACAACTCATTATCATGCTGGGCACCACGTATTGGGTCGGCGTATTTGCTCTGGCTGGTGTTGTATTTATCGCACAACCGTTCCCGATTCCCGATTCACTACATCTTCCCTTCAGCAACGTCCAACCTCTGGGCTACATACTACTGGCGACTGCTGTCTGCTACACCTCTCTTACATTAATCCGTAAATCACCAATCGTGATCAAAGGGATCAAAATACAATTACCCAAAACGGGAATGACAATTCTACAGCTGACTGTTTCCGCTGCAGACCTCGTACTCGTAGGCATGATCCTCTATACGATTTTAGCACCCGACTTATCGGTGGGTTACGTCGAATTCCTGGGAATCTTTCTCATGGCAACTGTCACAGTTGTGCTCTCACATGTTCCCGGTGGTGTGGGTGTATTCGAATTAGTGATCCTCACTCTCGTTGCCTCACAATCATCGGCTACGATTTTAGCTGGTTTGTTAGTCTTTCGTGTCATCTATTATCTACTCCCTCTGTTTGGAGCACTCATTCTGTTAGCACTACATGAGCTTTCCCTCAACCGTGGGCTGGCAACACGGTTCGTCAAAGAGGTCAATCGCTGGTCGGTTTCCATCGCCCCTATGGTTCTCTCCTGGTCAACTCTACTGGCAGGCGCCATTCTCCTTTTCTCAGGAGCAACTCCCACTGTCACTGCGCGGATTGGAACTTTATACCATACCATACCCCTACCATTGATTGAGGTCTCTCACTTTATTGGCAGTCTGACAGGTGCCGCGTTGCTTGTTCTTTCCCGAGGTCTTCAACGCAGACTCGATTCTGCCTGGTGGCTCATCACACTTTTATTAGGCGTGGGAATCATTGTTTCGTTATTAAAGGGATTTGATTACGAGGAAGCGACACTCCTGGCAGTGATTCTGTTGGCTTTGCTGGCGAGTCGTAAGCAGTTTTATCGCAAGGGGGCACTAATCCACGAACGATTCCAACTCAGCTGGATTTGTACGATTCTCGTGATCATGGTCTGTTCAATCTGGATCGGCATGTTTGCCTATAAACATATTGAATACTCAAACGAACTGTGGTGGGTCTTTACGTTTAAAGGAAATGCTTCCCGTTTTATGCGAGGCAGCATTGGTGCCATCATCGTCTTACTGTTATTTGCACTGTCCAAACTGATTGCCGCTCATAGACCACGATCGCTGCCTCCAACAGAAAACGAACTGGACATTGTCACGCAAATTGTGAAATCATCAACAAAAACGTCTGCCTACCTGGCATTTATGGGAGATAAATCCCTATTTGTAAATGATCAACATACAGCGTTCATTATGTATGGAGTGCAAAAACGCTCCTGGGTTTCACTGGGTGAACCCGTTGGCCCGAAAACAGAACAAGCGGAGCTAGTATGGCAGTTTCGAGAAATGGTGGACCGCTTCGATGGCTGGCCCATCTTTTATCAAGTGTCAGCAGAAAATCTTTCGATCTATCTTGATCAAGGGCTGACGACACTAAAACTGGGAGAGGAAGCCCGCGTTTCCCTGAAATCGTTCGAACTCTCGGGAACCAGGCACAGGAAGTTTCGAAAAACAGTCAATCATTGTGAACAAAAACAATGTCAATTCTCGCTCATTCCCGTCCATGAGGTCTCAGTTCTGCTTCCTGAGCTGAAATTAGTCTCTGATGCCTGGTTGGAAGAAAAAAATGTCACTGAAAAATCCTTTTCACTAGGATATTTTGATGAAACCTATCTGAATCATTTTCCCATCGCCGTTATCAGGCAGCATGGTAAAATCATTGCGTTCGCCAATGTTATGGAGGGCGCCAACAAAGAAGAGCTTTCAGTGGATCTGATGAGATATCTGCCCGATGCACCTCCGAGTGTCATGGAATACCTGTTTATTGAATTGATGTTGTGGGGCAGACAACAAGGATATGCCTGGTTTAATTTCGGAATGGCACCATTATCGGGGATTCAAAATCGACCATTAGCACCGATCTGGAATCGCACGGCTGATCTGATATTTCGCCATGGAGATCATTTCTACAACTTTGAAGGTCTACGAAACTATAAAGAAAAATTTGATCCGGTTTGGACTCCCAAGTATCTGGCATCTCCTGGTGGACTCGCACTTCCTCAAATTTTGACTGACGTTGTTACTTTGATTGGAAAGCCAAACTCGAATTCGAAACGGACAACAAGCCATGGATCACTGGGATAA